Proteins encoded within one genomic window of Cucumis sativus cultivar 9930 chromosome 3, Cucumber_9930_V3, whole genome shotgun sequence:
- the LOC101208686 gene encoding DExH-box ATP-dependent RNA helicase DExH1 isoform X1, with protein sequence MSLRTFAFNHSLLCKYPFLPPRLSVLRPVFSTFAMSYRPNYQGGRRGSSSGGGRGGGRRSGAGGGGGRGGGGGRGEQRWWDPVWRAERLRQKAAEMEVLNEDEWWTKMDQMKRGGEQEMIIKRSYSRSDQEILSDMAHQQGLYFHVYNKGKTLVVSKVPLPDYRADLDERHGSTQKEIRMTTDIERRVGNLLDDSQGKGRELRVSSTASVEEGKQFPTSVNNIKPTSKLESDSAKEKLSSELKQKQEAMKGSDGLKAMLAFREQLPAFSVKSEFIKAMTENQVLVVSGETGCGKTTQLPQFILEEEISKLRGADCRIICTQPRRISAISVAARISSERGENLGETVGYQIRLEAKQSAQTRLLFCTTGVLLRQLVQDPQLTGVSHLLVDEIHERGMNEDFLLIILRNLLPQRPDLRLILMSATINADLFSKYFGNAPTLHIPGKTFAVSEFFLEDVLEKTRYNIKSEFENFEGNSRRRRRQQESKKDPLSELFEDVDIDSQYRGYSSSTRKSLEAWSGTQLDLSLVESTVEYICRRESNGAILVFLTGWDDISKLLDKVKANNYLGDSGKFLVLPLHGSMPTINQREIFDSPPPGKRKIVLATNIAESSITIDDVVYVIDCGKAKETSYDALNKLACLLPSWISKASAHQRRGRAGRVQPGVCYRLYPKIIHDAMLQYQLPEILRTPLQELCLHIKSLQLGTVGSFLAQALQPPDSLAVQNAIELLKTIGALDDMEELTPLGRHLCTLPLDPNIGKMLLMGSIFQCLNPALTIAAAMAHRDPFILPINRKEEANDAKKSFAGDSCSDHVALLKAFEGWKDAKRNGAERSFCWDNFLSPVTLQMMDDMRMQFLDLLSDIGFVNKSRGPSAYNQYSQDLEMVCAVLCAGLYPNVVQCKRRGKRTAFYTKEVGKVDIHPGSVNAGVHIFPLPYMVYSEKVKTTSIYIRDSTNISDYALLLFGGNLVPTNTGDGIEMLGGYLHFSASKNILDLIKKLRGELDKLLNRKIEEPGFDINTEGKGVVAAAVELLHSQVVRH encoded by the exons ATGTCCCTCCGGACCTTCGCATTTAACCACTCTCTGCTTTGCAAGTACCCATTTCTTCCGCCTCGACTCTCTGTACTTCGGCCAGTTTTTTCAACATTCGCAATGTCATATCGGCCGAACTATCAAGGTGGCCGTCGTGGGAGTTCCTCTGGAGGAGGACGCGGCGGTGGTCGACGAAGCGGAGCTGGAGGTGGCGGCGGTCGAGGGGGCGGCGGCGGCAGAGGAGAGCAACGTTGGTGGGACCCGGTCTGGCGTGCTGAGCGTCTGCGACAAAAGGCTGCCGAG ATGGAGGTTCTTAATGAAGACGAATGGTGGACAAAGATGGACCAGATGAAGAGAGGAGGGGAACAGGAGATGATAATTAAGCGTAGTTATAGTCGAAGTGACCAAGAAATCCTTTCTGATATGGCTCATCAACAGGGTCTTTACTT CCATGTGTATAATAAGGGGAAGACCCTTGTGGTTAGTAAAGTTCCATTGCCAGATTACCGGGCTGATCTTGATGAACGCCATGGATCTACTCAAAAAGAG ATTCGAATGACTACTGATATAGAGAGGAGAGTTGGAAATCTTTTGGATGATTCACAGGGTAAGGGAAGGGAGCTCAGGGTTTCTTCTACTGCATCAGTTGAAGAAGGCAAACAGTTTCCAACTTCtgtaaataacataaaacctACCAGCAAGTTGGAGAGTGATTCAGCGAAGGAGAAACTTAGTTCTGAACTTAAGCAGAAACAGGAAGCGATGAAA GGAAGCGATGGCTTAAAAGCAATGTTGGCATTTAGAGAACAGCTTCCTGCATTCAGTGTAAAATCTGAATTTATAAAAGCAATGACAGAAAACCAG GTATTGGTTGTTTCAGGAGAGACAGGTTGTGGTAAAACCACACAGCTCcctcaatttattttagaagagGAGATATCAAAACTTCGTGGTGCTGACTGCCGAATAATATGCACCCAACCTCGGCGTATCTCTGCTATTTCAGTTGCTGCTCGTATATCCTCTGAAAGGGGAGAAAATCTTGGTGAAACAGTCGGTTATCAAATACGATTGGAAGCAAAACAATCAGCTCAGACTCGACTACTATTTTGCACCACTGGAGTTCTACTCCGGCAGTTG GTTCAGGACCCACAATTGACTGGTGTTAGCCATTTGCTTGTGGATGAAATACATGAAAGAGGCATGAATGAAgactttttattaataattttgcgGAACCTTCTTCCTCAGCGGCCAGATTTACGTCTTATTTTAATGAGTGCCACCATCAATGCAGACTTGTTCTCCAAATACTTTGGAAATGCCCCGACGCTACACATACCA GGAAAAACATTTGCTGTGTCAGAGTTCTTTCTAGAGGATGTGCTAGAGAAAACTCGTTATAATATCAAGTCAGagtttgaaaactttgaaggaaattcaaggagaagaaggagacAACAAGAATCTAAGAAGGACCCTTTATCAGAATTATTtgag GATGTTGATATTGATTCTCAGTACAGAGGTTATAGTTCATCTACGAGAAAGTCACTTGAAGCCTGGTCTGGAACACAACTTGATTTGAGTCTG GTGGAATCAACTGTTGAGTATATTTGTCGCCGTGAAAGCAATGGTGCTATCCTTGTATTCCTAACCGGCTGGGATGACATTTCTAAACTACTCGACAAAGTCAAAGCAAACAATTATCTTGGGGATTCTGGGAAGTTCTTAGTCCTTCCTTTACACGGTTCCATGCCAACCATTAATCAGCGGGAAATATTTGATAGTCCTCCCCCTGGCAAACG AAAAATTGTGCTGGCAACTAATATTGCTGAGAGTAGTATCACCATAGATGACGTTGTCTATGTCATTGATTGTGGAAAAGCAAAGGAGACGAGTTATGATGCTTTAAACAAACTTGCTTGTCTGCTGCCTTCATGGATTTCCAAAGCTTCAGCACACCAG AGGCGAGGTCGTGCTGGTCGTGTGCAACCTGGTGTTTGTTATAGACTCTATCCAAAAATTATCCACGATGCAATGCTTCAGTATCAGTTACCTGAAATTTTGAGAACTCCTCTACAAGAGCTTTGTTTGCATATCAAAAGCTTGCAGCTAGGAACTGTTGGTTCCTTTTTGGCACAGGCATTACAACCACCAGATTCGCTTGCAGTCCAAAACGCCATTGAACTTCTCAAAACAATTGGTGCTTTAGATGATATGGAGGAACTTACACCACTGG GTCGTCATCTTTGCACCCTACCTCTGGACCCAAATATAGGGAAGATGCTTCTCATGGGTTCTATATTTCAATGCCTGAATCCTGCCTTGACCATTGCTGCTGCAATGGCTCACCGCGATCCATTTATTCTGCCCATTAATAGGAAAGAGGAAGCAAATGATGCAAAGAAATCATTTGCTGGTGACTCTTGCAG TGACCACGTTGCTCTTCTTAAAGCCTTTGAAGGATGGAAGGATGCAAAAAGAAATGGAGCAGAAAGATCGTTCTGTTGGGATAACTTTTTATCTCCAGTAACCTTGCAGATGATGGATGACATGAGAATGCAGTTTCTAGATCTATTATCTGATATCGGCTTTGTGAACAAGTCCAGGGGTCCAAGT GCATACAACCAGTACAGTCAAGATTTGGAGATGGTGTGTGCGGTGCTTTGTGCTGGACTATATCCTAATGTCGTACAATGtaaaagaagaggaaagagGACTGCCTTCTATACTAAGGAAGTTGGGAAAGTGGATATTCATCCCGGATCTGTGAATGCAGGGGTTCATATCTTCCCTCTGCCTTACATGGTTTACAGTGAGAAGGTCAAAACGACTAGTATATACATTAGAGACTCTACCAATATATCGGACTATGCCTTGTTGTTGTTCGGTGGTAATCTTGTACCTACCAACACTGGAGATGGCATTGAAATGCTCGGTGGCTACCTTCATTTCTCTGCATCAAAGaacattttagatttaataaaG aAATTGCGCGGTGAACTAGACAAGCTTTTGAATAGAAAGATTGAGGAGCCGGGTTTCGACATTAATACAGAAGGAAAAGGAGTGGTGGCAGCTGCAGTTGAGTTACTGCACAGTCAAGTTGTACGTCACTGA
- the LOC101208686 gene encoding DExH-box ATP-dependent RNA helicase DExH1 isoform X2, which yields MTTDIERRVGNLLDDSQGKGRELRVSSTASVEEGKQFPTSVNNIKPTSKLESDSAKEKLSSELKQKQEAMKGSDGLKAMLAFREQLPAFSVKSEFIKAMTENQVLVVSGETGCGKTTQLPQFILEEEISKLRGADCRIICTQPRRISAISVAARISSERGENLGETVGYQIRLEAKQSAQTRLLFCTTGVLLRQLVQDPQLTGVSHLLVDEIHERGMNEDFLLIILRNLLPQRPDLRLILMSATINADLFSKYFGNAPTLHIPGKTFAVSEFFLEDVLEKTRYNIKSEFENFEGNSRRRRRQQESKKDPLSELFEDVDIDSQYRGYSSSTRKSLEAWSGTQLDLSLVESTVEYICRRESNGAILVFLTGWDDISKLLDKVKANNYLGDSGKFLVLPLHGSMPTINQREIFDSPPPGKRKIVLATNIAESSITIDDVVYVIDCGKAKETSYDALNKLACLLPSWISKASAHQRRGRAGRVQPGVCYRLYPKIIHDAMLQYQLPEILRTPLQELCLHIKSLQLGTVGSFLAQALQPPDSLAVQNAIELLKTIGALDDMEELTPLGRHLCTLPLDPNIGKMLLMGSIFQCLNPALTIAAAMAHRDPFILPINRKEEANDAKKSFAGDSCSDHVALLKAFEGWKDAKRNGAERSFCWDNFLSPVTLQMMDDMRMQFLDLLSDIGFVNKSRGPSAYNQYSQDLEMVCAVLCAGLYPNVVQCKRRGKRTAFYTKEVGKVDIHPGSVNAGVHIFPLPYMVYSEKVKTTSIYIRDSTNISDYALLLFGGNLVPTNTGDGIEMLGGYLHFSASKNILDLIKKLRGELDKLLNRKIEEPGFDINTEGKGVVAAAVELLHSQVVRH from the exons ATGACTACTGATATAGAGAGGAGAGTTGGAAATCTTTTGGATGATTCACAGGGTAAGGGAAGGGAGCTCAGGGTTTCTTCTACTGCATCAGTTGAAGAAGGCAAACAGTTTCCAACTTCtgtaaataacataaaacctACCAGCAAGTTGGAGAGTGATTCAGCGAAGGAGAAACTTAGTTCTGAACTTAAGCAGAAACAGGAAGCGATGAAA GGAAGCGATGGCTTAAAAGCAATGTTGGCATTTAGAGAACAGCTTCCTGCATTCAGTGTAAAATCTGAATTTATAAAAGCAATGACAGAAAACCAG GTATTGGTTGTTTCAGGAGAGACAGGTTGTGGTAAAACCACACAGCTCcctcaatttattttagaagagGAGATATCAAAACTTCGTGGTGCTGACTGCCGAATAATATGCACCCAACCTCGGCGTATCTCTGCTATTTCAGTTGCTGCTCGTATATCCTCTGAAAGGGGAGAAAATCTTGGTGAAACAGTCGGTTATCAAATACGATTGGAAGCAAAACAATCAGCTCAGACTCGACTACTATTTTGCACCACTGGAGTTCTACTCCGGCAGTTG GTTCAGGACCCACAATTGACTGGTGTTAGCCATTTGCTTGTGGATGAAATACATGAAAGAGGCATGAATGAAgactttttattaataattttgcgGAACCTTCTTCCTCAGCGGCCAGATTTACGTCTTATTTTAATGAGTGCCACCATCAATGCAGACTTGTTCTCCAAATACTTTGGAAATGCCCCGACGCTACACATACCA GGAAAAACATTTGCTGTGTCAGAGTTCTTTCTAGAGGATGTGCTAGAGAAAACTCGTTATAATATCAAGTCAGagtttgaaaactttgaaggaaattcaaggagaagaaggagacAACAAGAATCTAAGAAGGACCCTTTATCAGAATTATTtgag GATGTTGATATTGATTCTCAGTACAGAGGTTATAGTTCATCTACGAGAAAGTCACTTGAAGCCTGGTCTGGAACACAACTTGATTTGAGTCTG GTGGAATCAACTGTTGAGTATATTTGTCGCCGTGAAAGCAATGGTGCTATCCTTGTATTCCTAACCGGCTGGGATGACATTTCTAAACTACTCGACAAAGTCAAAGCAAACAATTATCTTGGGGATTCTGGGAAGTTCTTAGTCCTTCCTTTACACGGTTCCATGCCAACCATTAATCAGCGGGAAATATTTGATAGTCCTCCCCCTGGCAAACG AAAAATTGTGCTGGCAACTAATATTGCTGAGAGTAGTATCACCATAGATGACGTTGTCTATGTCATTGATTGTGGAAAAGCAAAGGAGACGAGTTATGATGCTTTAAACAAACTTGCTTGTCTGCTGCCTTCATGGATTTCCAAAGCTTCAGCACACCAG AGGCGAGGTCGTGCTGGTCGTGTGCAACCTGGTGTTTGTTATAGACTCTATCCAAAAATTATCCACGATGCAATGCTTCAGTATCAGTTACCTGAAATTTTGAGAACTCCTCTACAAGAGCTTTGTTTGCATATCAAAAGCTTGCAGCTAGGAACTGTTGGTTCCTTTTTGGCACAGGCATTACAACCACCAGATTCGCTTGCAGTCCAAAACGCCATTGAACTTCTCAAAACAATTGGTGCTTTAGATGATATGGAGGAACTTACACCACTGG GTCGTCATCTTTGCACCCTACCTCTGGACCCAAATATAGGGAAGATGCTTCTCATGGGTTCTATATTTCAATGCCTGAATCCTGCCTTGACCATTGCTGCTGCAATGGCTCACCGCGATCCATTTATTCTGCCCATTAATAGGAAAGAGGAAGCAAATGATGCAAAGAAATCATTTGCTGGTGACTCTTGCAG TGACCACGTTGCTCTTCTTAAAGCCTTTGAAGGATGGAAGGATGCAAAAAGAAATGGAGCAGAAAGATCGTTCTGTTGGGATAACTTTTTATCTCCAGTAACCTTGCAGATGATGGATGACATGAGAATGCAGTTTCTAGATCTATTATCTGATATCGGCTTTGTGAACAAGTCCAGGGGTCCAAGT GCATACAACCAGTACAGTCAAGATTTGGAGATGGTGTGTGCGGTGCTTTGTGCTGGACTATATCCTAATGTCGTACAATGtaaaagaagaggaaagagGACTGCCTTCTATACTAAGGAAGTTGGGAAAGTGGATATTCATCCCGGATCTGTGAATGCAGGGGTTCATATCTTCCCTCTGCCTTACATGGTTTACAGTGAGAAGGTCAAAACGACTAGTATATACATTAGAGACTCTACCAATATATCGGACTATGCCTTGTTGTTGTTCGGTGGTAATCTTGTACCTACCAACACTGGAGATGGCATTGAAATGCTCGGTGGCTACCTTCATTTCTCTGCATCAAAGaacattttagatttaataaaG aAATTGCGCGGTGAACTAGACAAGCTTTTGAATAGAAAGATTGAGGAGCCGGGTTTCGACATTAATACAGAAGGAAAAGGAGTGGTGGCAGCTGCAGTTGAGTTACTGCACAGTCAAGTTGTACGTCACTGA